The following proteins are encoded in a genomic region of Pagrus major chromosome 16, Pma_NU_1.0:
- the ngb gene encoding neuroglobin, which yields MEKLSGKDKELIRGSWESLGKNKVPHGVIMFSRLFELDPALLSLFHYSTNCGSTQDCLSSPEFLEHVTKVMLVIDAAVSHLDDLHSLEDFLLNLGRKHQAVGVNTEAFAMVGESLLYMLQCSLGQAYTAPLRQAWLNMYSIVVAAMSRGWAKNGEDKAD from the exons GAGAGCCTGGGCAAGAACAAAGTTCCTCATGGTGTCATCATGTTTTCCAG ACTGTTTGAGCTGGACCCTGCGCTCCTCAGTCTTTTCCACTACAGTACAAACTGTGGCTCCACACAAGACTGCCTCTCCAGCCCTGAGTTCCTGGAACATGTCACCAAG GTGATGCTTGTGATCGATGCAGCAGTCAGCCATCTGGACGACCTTCATTCCTTGGAGGACTTTCTGCTCAACCTTGGGAGGAAGCATCAGGCGGTTGGAGTGAACACCGAGGCATTTGCT ATGGTGGGTGAGTCCCTTCTCTACATGCTGCAGTGCAGTCTGGGCCAGGCCTACACGGCACCGCTGCGTCAAGCCTGGCTCAACATGTACAGCATCGTGGTAGCAGCCATGAGCCGAGGGTGGGCCAAGAACGGCGAGGACAAGGCTGACTGA